The proteins below come from a single Comamonas antarctica genomic window:
- a CDS encoding YqaE/Pmp3 family membrane protein, translating into MRLLLALLLPFSVFFTIGRPFSGLLCLVLQITLIGWIPAAIWAVYALSQYKTDQKIDRMLKRRN; encoded by the coding sequence ATGCGACTGCTTCTTGCCCTGCTGCTGCCCTTTTCCGTGTTCTTCACCATCGGCCGGCCATTTTCCGGATTGCTGTGCCTGGTGCTGCAGATCACGCTGATCGGCTGGATTCCGGCGGCCATCTGGGCCGTGTATGCGCTGAGCCAGTACAAGACGGACCAGAAGATCGACCGGATGCTCAAGCGCCGCAATTGA
- a CDS encoding histidine phosphatase family protein, producing MQATRIIAIRHGETPWNASARLQGHQDIPLNELGLWQAEQAGRALVDEPVAQIYSSDLQRAYQTAEAVARATGAPLAADPGLRERSFGIYEGRTFAELEAELPEVAQRWRQRDPEFTPPGGESLRMLRERVRATVERLAARHAGELIVLTAHGGVLDTLYRLATGQELQAPRTFALGNAAINRLLWSPQGLGLVGWADTSHLENTARDEIC from the coding sequence ATGCAAGCCACCCGCATCATTGCCATCCGCCACGGAGAAACCCCCTGGAACGCCAGCGCCCGCCTGCAGGGCCACCAGGACATTCCGCTCAACGAACTGGGCCTGTGGCAGGCCGAGCAGGCGGGCCGGGCGCTGGTCGATGAGCCCGTGGCGCAGATCTACAGCAGCGACCTGCAGCGCGCGTACCAGACCGCCGAGGCCGTGGCCCGCGCCACGGGCGCGCCGCTCGCGGCCGACCCCGGCTTGCGCGAGCGCAGCTTCGGCATCTACGAAGGCCGGACCTTTGCCGAGCTCGAAGCCGAGCTGCCCGAAGTCGCGCAGCGCTGGCGCCAGCGCGACCCCGAATTCACGCCGCCGGGCGGTGAATCGCTGCGCATGCTGCGCGAGCGCGTGCGCGCCACCGTCGAGCGGCTGGCCGCACGCCACGCGGGCGAGCTGATCGTGCTCACGGCGCACGGCGGCGTGCTCGACACGCTGTACCGCCTGGCCACGGGCCAGGAGCTGCAGGCGCCGCGCACCTTTGCGCTCGGCAACGCGGCCATCAACCGGCTGCTGTGGAGCCCGCAGGGCCTGGGTCTGGTGGGCTGGGCCGACACCAGCCATCTTGAAAATACGGCGCGCGACGAAATATGTTGA
- a CDS encoding ABC transporter substrate-binding protein encodes MLRKPLLSSLLAAGLLAAAGAPAETLRWARASDPTSLDPHAFNVGTNFALLHQMYETLLTRDARGRLVPALATSWNMTSDPTVWEFKLRPGVKFHDGATLGARDVVFSLNRARGPTAQVKSLLSSMVEARAVDDLTVQVKTSGPNLIFPNNLTNLFIMNEAWAKAKGATATQDAATSIENFATRNANGTGPYRLVSREQDAKTVMKLHPQYWGKGQALLQVTELIYVPIKSPATRIAALLSGEVDFTQDVPAQDVARLKQDPRLRINEGPENRSIFLGLNVGARELKYSTLKGRNPLANARVREAIHLAIDRDAIRRSVMRGLSIPSGIIAPPFVHGYTKAMAAYPQVDVPRAKKLMADAGYADGFDLTLYSTNDRYVNDEAISTAVAGFLGRIGIKTTVVARPIAQHSVAINNADADFYLFGWGVPTYDSAYIFDFLVYTRGKDGRGPTNATGFSNARVDADIASLAAEADKAKRDAAIQRIWDVVQKERFYIPLHDQMVHFASIRRLNIPVHPENEVHFKDVKFETK; translated from the coding sequence ATGCTGCGCAAACCACTGCTTTCTTCGCTTCTGGCTGCCGGCCTGCTGGCCGCGGCAGGCGCCCCGGCCGAAACGCTGCGCTGGGCGCGCGCGTCGGATCCCACCTCGCTCGATCCACATGCCTTCAATGTCGGCACCAATTTCGCGCTGCTGCACCAGATGTACGAGACGCTGCTGACGCGCGACGCGCGCGGCCGGCTGGTGCCCGCGCTGGCCACGTCCTGGAACATGACCAGCGACCCCACGGTCTGGGAGTTCAAGCTGCGCCCGGGCGTGAAGTTCCATGACGGTGCAACGCTCGGCGCCAGGGACGTGGTGTTCTCGCTGAACCGTGCCAGGGGCCCGACGGCGCAGGTCAAGTCGCTGCTGTCGTCCATGGTCGAGGCCAGGGCGGTCGACGACCTCACGGTGCAGGTCAAGACCAGCGGTCCGAACCTGATCTTTCCCAACAACCTCACCAACCTGTTCATCATGAACGAGGCCTGGGCCAAGGCCAAGGGCGCCACGGCCACGCAGGATGCGGCCACCAGCATCGAGAACTTCGCCACGCGCAACGCCAACGGCACGGGCCCCTACCGGCTGGTCAGCCGCGAGCAGGATGCGAAGACCGTGATGAAGCTCCACCCCCAATACTGGGGCAAGGGCCAGGCGCTGCTGCAGGTCACCGAGCTGATCTATGTGCCGATCAAGTCGCCGGCCACGCGCATTGCCGCGCTGCTGTCGGGCGAGGTCGACTTCACCCAGGACGTGCCGGCGCAGGACGTGGCGCGCCTCAAGCAGGACCCGCGCCTGCGCATCAACGAAGGGCCGGAGAACCGCTCCATCTTCCTGGGCCTCAATGTCGGCGCCAGGGAACTCAAGTATTCGACGCTCAAGGGCCGCAACCCGCTGGCCAATGCGCGCGTGCGCGAAGCCATCCACCTGGCGATCGACCGCGATGCGATCAGGCGCTCGGTCATGCGCGGGCTGTCGATTCCCTCGGGCATCATCGCGCCGCCGTTCGTGCATGGCTACACCAAGGCCATGGCGGCCTATCCCCAGGTCGACGTGCCGCGCGCGAAGAAGCTGATGGCCGATGCCGGCTATGCCGACGGCTTCGATCTCACGCTGTACTCGACCAATGACCGCTATGTGAACGACGAGGCGATCAGCACCGCCGTCGCCGGTTTCCTGGGCCGCATCGGCATCAAGACCACGGTGGTCGCGCGGCCGATCGCGCAGCACAGCGTGGCCATCAACAACGCCGACGCCGACTTCTACCTGTTCGGCTGGGGCGTGCCGACCTATGACTCGGCCTATATCTTCGACTTCCTGGTCTATACGCGCGGCAAGGACGGGCGCGGGCCGACCAATGCCACGGGCTTCAGCAATGCGCGCGTCGATGCCGACATTGCTTCGCTGGCCGCCGAGGCCGACAAGGCAAAGCGCGACGCGGCCATACAGCGCATCTGGGACGTGGTGCAGAAGGAGCGCTTCTACATTCCGCTGCATGACCAGATGGTGCATTTCGCCTCCATCCGGCGGCTCAACATCCCGGTCCATCCGGAAAACGAGGTGCATTTCAAGGACGTCAAGTTTGAAACCAAGTGA